One Tamlana carrageenivorans genomic region harbors:
- a CDS encoding T9SS type A sorting domain-containing protein produces the protein MKKNYLSILSFLACLVIQAQTTIYSEDFTDPSYSAIEAQDLDLHVDWAAGHFNNASTWISSGANSQIYTQANFAYSVLSAPITGNVGDVITVNSVMMLGYNNQSFSGSDKDMALVGLTVSANPTQASVLGQTRDGVIIKTLIANGGTVELSNTVGSFANALSISQADKSAYDIIQEYTIGADAASTTKKVRLQNLGSGETSIVEEVTGIQADVYSALVGSGAYYFNWSLGFYEAGGTNINTLLQNRITITRNDVVLSTGDRNEAFAFKMYPNPVANALYIDTLEPLQNVSVYSLLGKQVLSLNNVSNSIDVSSLSPSVYVIKLTSESGVVTKKFIKN, from the coding sequence ATGAAAAAAAATTACCTAAGTATTTTATCATTTTTAGCTTGTCTAGTAATTCAAGCTCAAACGACCATTTATTCTGAAGATTTTACCGATCCAAGTTATAGTGCCATAGAAGCTCAAGATTTGGATTTGCATGTCGATTGGGCAGCTGGTCATTTTAACAACGCTAGTACTTGGATTTCAAGTGGAGCAAATTCCCAGATTTATACGCAAGCAAACTTTGCTTATAGCGTATTAAGTGCGCCTATCACTGGTAATGTAGGTGATGTGATTACTGTTAATTCTGTAATGATGTTAGGGTATAACAACCAAAGCTTTAGTGGGTCAGACAAGGATATGGCTTTAGTTGGACTTACGGTTTCAGCAAACCCTACACAAGCTTCTGTTTTAGGACAAACCCGTGATGGTGTTATAATCAAAACATTAATAGCTAATGGAGGTACTGTAGAATTATCGAATACTGTAGGATCGTTTGCTAACGCATTATCGATTAGTCAAGCTGATAAAAGTGCTTATGATATTATTCAAGAGTACACGATAGGAGCAGATGCAGCTAGCACGACCAAAAAAGTTAGACTACAAAACTTAGGTAGTGGTGAAACTTCTATTGTAGAAGAGGTAACAGGAATTCAAGCCGATGTGTACAGTGCTCTTGTAGGTTCTGGTGCCTATTATTTTAACTGGTCACTTGGTTTTTATGAAGCTGGAGGAACTAATATTAATACCTTGTTACAAAACAGAATAACAATCACGAGAAATGATGTGGTGCTTTCTACAGGTGATAGAAACGAAGCTTTTGCTTTTAAAATGTATCCAAACCCTGTTGCTAATGCGTTGTATATTGATACACTAGAGCCTCTTCAAAACGTATCGGTTTATAGCTTATTAGGAAAACAAGTATTATCCTTAAATAATGTTTCTAATAGTATTGATGTGTCTTCGTTAAGTCCTTCAGTATATGTGATTAAGTTAACATCTGAAAGCGGTGTAGTAACTAAGAAATTTATAAAAAATTAA
- a CDS encoding T9SS type A sorting domain-containing protein, producing the protein MKTTHYIFITLALTSLSLFSQNPVNSFNPSDTWTLLPEYTDEFNATTINWTKWSKTNNLPNVAAWKWNNDTNVNPTTFQGEQAASITARQNTGNTPVDGTYFNTGCLQNTNVLPTGFVGYVEARIWGADLEAPLASGIDKRRGVCPAFWLYSEFYDDKPVGEVIYTEIDVVELQQFDYYNGVQDLIYDAESNLHLATKVATGNGRNFIRPKQNPDAQLNKYELPGRFDPAKGWHTYGCEITPDKIHFYIDGIKVGKSLDNTHWSKNPLQVIVSLGMRVPFVTFSGNAFVPVNPEVDDRASKNLPAMPVSMYLDYLRVWSKDNALSVSDSKQSKLKAFPNPTEDYLYLKDTQNAEITIFNSLGQSVFQKQLENHTNPIDVRHLLPGIYFIKTNHNNQIKTGKFIKK; encoded by the coding sequence ATGAAAACAACTCATTACATTTTTATCACCCTTGCACTCACAAGCCTAAGTTTATTTAGTCAAAACCCTGTAAACTCATTTAACCCAAGCGACACATGGACTTTACTCCCCGAGTACACCGACGAATTTAATGCTACCACTATCAACTGGACAAAGTGGAGTAAAACAAACAACCTACCCAATGTAGCCGCTTGGAAATGGAATAACGACACTAATGTCAACCCTACCACCTTTCAAGGCGAACAAGCAGCATCAATTACGGCACGTCAAAATACTGGAAACACACCTGTTGATGGCACCTACTTTAATACGGGCTGTTTACAAAACACCAACGTATTACCTACCGGATTTGTAGGCTATGTAGAAGCCCGTATTTGGGGCGCAGATCTAGAAGCACCTCTAGCTTCAGGAATTGATAAAAGACGTGGCGTATGCCCTGCTTTTTGGCTATACAGTGAGTTTTATGACGATAAACCCGTAGGTGAGGTCATCTATACAGAAATTGATGTGGTCGAGTTGCAACAGTTTGACTATTACAACGGGGTACAAGATTTAATTTATGATGCAGAATCGAATTTACACTTAGCAACTAAAGTGGCTACTGGAAATGGTAGAAATTTTATACGTCCGAAACAAAATCCAGATGCGCAGCTTAACAAATATGAACTTCCGGGCAGGTTCGACCCTGCTAAAGGATGGCATACCTATGGCTGTGAAATAACACCAGATAAAATTCATTTTTATATCGATGGTATTAAGGTTGGAAAATCCTTAGATAATACTCACTGGAGCAAAAACCCATTACAAGTTATCGTTTCACTAGGTATGCGTGTTCCGTTTGTTACTTTTAGCGGAAATGCCTTTGTCCCAGTAAACCCCGAAGTAGATGACAGAGCAAGCAAGAATCTACCAGCAATGCCTGTTAGCATGTATTTGGATTATTTAAGGGTGTGGTCGAAGGATAATGCGTTAAGTGTTTCAGATTCAAAACAAAGCAAACTAAAAGCTTTTCCTAATCCAACTGAAGATTATTTATATTTAAAAGACACACAGAACGCTGAGATTACTATTTTCAATTCATTGGGACAAAGCGTCTTTCAAAAACAATTAGAAAACCATACTAATCCAATAGATGTTCGCCATTTATTACCTGGCATATATTTCATTAAAACCAATCATAACAATCAAATTAAAACCGGAAAGTTTATTAAAAAATAA
- a CDS encoding NAD-dependent succinate-semialdehyde dehydrogenase — translation MKTQNFGYKKLYIGGELLDAVSKERDDVICPATGEVIAQVARAGKEDALKALKTAQKGFKYWSKLSLAERTKWMHKLRLAILDKADELRTAMVHEMGKTFAGSQEDIDRLTEALEWYPAAMQNLREEQIPDYDNTHAHKMISKPAGVAVAYLAWNFPLLNVGYKIGPALAAGCSLIIKPSALSPLSAYMVGEIMHSINFPAGVVNILSGPSSEVATTMTTSHIPAVLTMIGSTNTGLRVIADSTTSIKKFGMELGGNAPFIVFEDADFDKAVDLAIGLKFGNTGQICVAANRIFVHKNIYDAFIEAYVKKASKIQIGFGIKENPEVFMGPVVSRKDRDRMFDLIDDAVSKGAKLQYGGKIPENLPEGGNWIEPTVISDIKTNMDLFRKETFGPVAGIMPFETDDEVLELANDTEFGLASYIFTNNHKRIERFTEELEFGEIHINGVKYAIYLPHGGYKNSGIGHDCSHLALEDYLVKKRITTTI, via the coding sequence ATGAAAACGCAAAATTTCGGATATAAAAAATTATACATTGGCGGCGAATTGCTAGATGCTGTTAGTAAAGAACGTGACGATGTTATTTGTCCGGCTACAGGAGAAGTTATCGCTCAAGTAGCTCGAGCTGGAAAAGAAGACGCTTTAAAAGCACTGAAAACAGCCCAAAAAGGATTTAAATATTGGTCTAAACTTTCACTTGCCGAACGTACTAAATGGATGCATAAACTGCGCTTAGCCATTTTAGATAAAGCAGATGAATTAAGAACCGCCATGGTTCATGAAATGGGTAAAACCTTTGCCGGCTCGCAAGAGGATATTGACCGACTTACCGAAGCTTTAGAATGGTATCCTGCTGCGATGCAAAATTTACGCGAAGAGCAAATACCAGATTACGATAACACCCATGCTCATAAAATGATTTCGAAACCTGCAGGAGTAGCTGTGGCCTATTTAGCCTGGAATTTTCCACTTTTAAATGTGGGTTATAAAATCGGTCCTGCTTTAGCTGCTGGTTGTTCATTAATTATTAAACCTTCTGCCCTTTCACCTCTATCGGCATACATGGTAGGTGAAATCATGCATAGCATCAATTTCCCTGCTGGCGTCGTTAATATTTTATCTGGTCCAAGCAGCGAGGTTGCAACAACAATGACTACCAGTCATATCCCTGCTGTTTTAACCATGATTGGATCAACAAACACAGGTTTACGCGTAATTGCAGACAGTACAACATCAATCAAAAAATTTGGTATGGAATTAGGAGGTAATGCCCCTTTTATCGTTTTTGAGGATGCTGATTTTGACAAAGCTGTAGATCTGGCTATCGGACTTAAATTTGGCAATACCGGACAAATTTGTGTCGCTGCAAACCGCATTTTTGTACATAAAAACATTTACGATGCATTTATTGAAGCTTATGTGAAAAAGGCTTCTAAAATCCAAATAGGTTTCGGCATTAAAGAAAACCCTGAAGTATTTATGGGTCCTGTAGTAAGTCGTAAAGACCGCGATAGAATGTTCGACCTCATTGACGATGCGGTTAGCAAAGGAGCTAAATTACAATACGGAGGAAAAATACCAGAAAACCTTCCTGAAGGTGGGAACTGGATTGAGCCTACTGTCATTTCGGATATTAAAACAAATATGGATCTGTTCAGAAAAGAAACCTTTGGCCCGGTTGCTGGTATCATGCCTTTTGAAACCGACGATGAAGTGTTGGAACTGGCGAATGATACCGAATTCGGATTGGCTTCGTACATTTTCACCAACAACCATAAACGCATTGAACGCTTTACCGAAGAATTAGAGTTTGGTGAAATTCATATTAACGGTGTAAAATACGCGATTTATTTACCACACGGTGGATATAAAAATAGCGGTATAGGTCACGACTGTTCGCATTTAGCTCTAGAAGATTACTTAGTAAAAAAACGTATTACAACTACTATTTAA
- a CDS encoding mandelate racemase/muconate lactonizing enzyme family protein → MTIEKIETFILKDTLSKSFFFSQWEYAERCICVVKVTASNGQYGWGEGYGPATVLASGIKLLEPHVIGKNPLENEVIWNHMYRKTLDFARRGILVASMSAIDIAIWDLKGKILNLPISTLLGGAHRNKIQPYATGLYFTDHDNPARDFEEEAKLYISQGFKAMKMKVGLGIKQDVENVRKMREYIGPDIKLMVDSNHAYTLREATELARKIEQYDIGWFEEPISPEFYSQYNELRQKTTIPISGGECEYLRFGFQQLIENKSVDIIQPDICASGGLTEAKRIGALASANGVDIIPHTWGTSIGIHVALHFISNIESVPGRMYQPNFLIEYDQTENGLREKLTYPAIEMKDGYIEVPNRPGLGIDVDEAVLKEFSI, encoded by the coding sequence ATGACAATAGAAAAAATAGAAACGTTTATTTTAAAAGATACCTTATCCAAGAGTTTTTTCTTTTCACAATGGGAATATGCCGAACGTTGCATTTGCGTTGTAAAGGTTACAGCTTCAAACGGACAGTACGGATGGGGTGAGGGTTATGGCCCTGCAACCGTGTTAGCCTCTGGTATTAAATTATTAGAACCTCATGTTATTGGTAAAAATCCTTTAGAGAATGAAGTGATCTGGAATCACATGTACCGCAAAACTTTAGATTTTGCCAGACGTGGTATTTTAGTCGCTTCTATGAGCGCCATAGATATTGCTATTTGGGATTTAAAAGGTAAAATATTAAACCTTCCCATTTCAACCTTATTGGGTGGAGCACATCGTAACAAAATACAACCTTATGCTACAGGACTGTATTTTACAGACCATGATAATCCTGCTAGAGATTTTGAGGAAGAAGCGAAACTTTACATTTCTCAAGGTTTTAAAGCCATGAAAATGAAAGTAGGTTTAGGCATTAAGCAAGATGTTGAAAACGTAAGAAAAATGCGTGAGTACATCGGACCAGATATTAAACTAATGGTCGATTCCAACCACGCATACACTCTAAGGGAAGCTACCGAGCTAGCTCGAAAAATAGAACAGTACGATATTGGTTGGTTTGAAGAACCTATATCTCCAGAGTTCTATTCGCAGTATAACGAATTGAGACAAAAAACGACCATTCCTATATCGGGAGGCGAGTGTGAATACCTACGATTTGGCTTCCAACAACTCATTGAAAACAAATCGGTAGACATCATCCAACCAGATATTTGTGCTAGTGGCGGACTTACAGAAGCCAAGCGTATTGGTGCCTTGGCTAGTGCTAACGGTGTGGATATTATTCCACATACATGGGGAACTTCCATAGGTATTCATGTGGCGCTACATTTTATTTCCAATATCGAATCGGTACCAGGACGTATGTATCAACCCAATTTCTTAATTGAATACGACCAAACCGAAAACGGATTACGTGAAAAACTCACTTACCCAGCTATTGAAATGAAAGATGGCTATATTGAAGTCCCTAACCGACCTGGCCTTGGTATTGATGTGGATGAGGCTGTTTTAAAAGAATTTTCTATATAA
- a CDS encoding RagB/SusD family nutrient uptake outer membrane protein, whose protein sequence is MRNLFVMKQRILKYITLTLLVAFMASCENNEFLEEKNPNVVSTDSFWRNLSETDKGLNAVYQTLHNPGVIIKFEEILRSDMGYPGYGRPNPDNTEEFYLHLYNGSTDAILQKWQTNYTGIFRANQVIEALENIKETISDEAEWTSQMAQARFFRGLFHFYLYTSFNQGSIIIRDRVPETNDDFSKPLSSPSEVIEFIREDLEFAYANLYKKGAYPDNDLSRVTSGAAATILGTSYLYELDYNMAMPYFDDVINNHGYSLEYDMSKLFTTAGEFNDESIFEINFAAEQVRIDLTPWTGESGTNWLNVRTSQTQSATGPAWIASAYKEEPMDPLDSRNYYNDPVSGSLTLRHVPLRASAMIALVDDNETTYYLDGTTSEYQRFHGTAWGFAWWKKYQNHDIVSVESELPGGQQFSSKNITLNRLADVMLMQAECKIKTGDVNGAINLMNDIRKRWGLVLLGLSNGDIAHTYDEQVYTEQSLMQHLMRVEKPLEMAVEGHCIRTLDFRRWKKSENYGFKERLEELASEEYYGVNFTYYNYTKEQNETRFNYPSIESQKPTGAHITVDYEYDIPSLNYNEERHGYFPIPFAEVNANPNLN, encoded by the coding sequence ATGAGAAATTTATTTGTTATGAAACAACGAATTCTAAAATATATAACCCTTACACTACTAGTCGCTTTTATGGCGTCTTGTGAAAACAATGAGTTCTTAGAAGAAAAGAATCCAAATGTAGTGTCTACAGATAGCTTTTGGAGAAACCTATCGGAAACAGACAAAGGCCTAAATGCCGTTTATCAAACACTTCACAACCCTGGAGTTATCATAAAGTTTGAAGAAATATTACGTTCGGATATGGGTTACCCAGGATACGGAAGACCTAATCCAGATAATACCGAAGAGTTTTATTTACACCTTTACAATGGGAGTACAGATGCTATTTTACAAAAATGGCAAACCAATTACACAGGTATTTTTAGAGCCAATCAAGTTATTGAAGCCCTAGAAAACATTAAAGAAACGATAAGTGATGAAGCCGAATGGACATCGCAAATGGCACAAGCTCGTTTCTTTAGAGGTTTGTTTCACTTTTACTTGTATACGTCTTTTAATCAAGGTAGCATAATCATCCGCGATCGCGTTCCTGAAACTAACGACGATTTTAGCAAGCCTTTATCTTCACCTTCAGAAGTTATTGAATTTATCCGTGAAGATTTAGAATTTGCCTATGCCAACTTATACAAAAAAGGTGCTTATCCTGATAACGATTTAAGTAGAGTGACATCGGGAGCCGCTGCAACCATTTTAGGAACCAGTTATCTATACGAACTAGATTACAATATGGCCATGCCTTATTTTGACGATGTAATTAATAACCATGGTTACAGCCTTGAGTACGACATGTCTAAATTATTTACTACTGCTGGTGAGTTTAACGACGAATCCATTTTCGAAATTAACTTTGCTGCCGAGCAAGTACGTATCGATTTAACCCCTTGGACTGGTGAATCTGGCACCAACTGGTTAAATGTTCGTACGTCTCAAACACAATCGGCCACAGGACCAGCATGGATTGCCTCTGCTTACAAAGAAGAACCAATGGACCCATTAGACAGTCGTAATTATTATAACGATCCGGTATCAGGAAGTTTAACCTTGCGCCATGTGCCACTACGTGCATCGGCCATGATTGCTTTGGTTGACGATAACGAAACTACTTACTATTTAGACGGCACAACAAGTGAATACCAGCGTTTTCATGGAACCGCTTGGGGATTTGCTTGGTGGAAGAAATACCAAAACCACGATATTGTTTCTGTAGAGAGTGAGTTGCCAGGCGGACAACAATTCTCATCTAAAAACATCACACTAAATCGCCTTGCCGATGTCATGCTTATGCAAGCCGAATGTAAAATTAAAACAGGCGATGTTAATGGCGCAATAAACTTAATGAATGATATTAGAAAAAGATGGGGTCTGGTGCTTCTAGGTCTATCTAATGGTGACATTGCTCATACTTATGACGAGCAAGTTTATACCGAGCAATCTTTAATGCAACATCTTATGCGTGTTGAAAAACCACTTGAAATGGCTGTTGAAGGCCATTGTATTAGAACTTTAGATTTCCGCAGATGGAAAAAATCGGAAAATTACGGCTTTAAAGAACGTTTGGAAGAATTAGCAAGCGAAGAGTACTATGGTGTTAATTTCACCTATTACAACTATACAAAAGAACAAAACGAAACCCGCTTCAACTACCCTTCTATTGAAAGCCAGAAACCAACTGGGGCACACATTACAGTAGACTACGAATATGATATCCCTAGTTTAAACTATAACGAAGAAAGACACGGATATTTCCCTATTCCTTTTGCCGAAGTTAATGCCAATCCAAACCTTAACTAA
- a CDS encoding SusC/RagA family TonB-linked outer membrane protein has translation MFFISHSILYAQNQKITVSGTVTEEDGIPLPGVSILVKGTTRGSVTDFDGRYALDASKGETLVFTYIGFQEHSAVIKNATIDVEMKESLVDLDEVVVIGYGAVKKKEVTGAVATVDSEEIESILTPDLGTALQGQVAGVNIVSSSEPGADSEILIRGITSLSGDNTPLFVVDGIIQDGDPRIPPSDIESLTVLKDAASTAIYGVRGATGVILITTKQGKPGTLEVSLNGSYAVQHRSAAVPLMNSVEQTYFDVVQSRNVNGSFDDQVSLQVLQQTNQFQNETNLNDLIFNNNVPTQNYNINIAGGTEDITYNVALGLFDQEGLQINSGFNRFNVRANTVYEKNKLRIQTSLAMNKEQREIPQQMLLSQSIVYRPTQNGINLDSFDDLSQGGDDVNRLGWVIESLRTTNVLKTNRSNASLNLSYKLFDGLTLTSNLGLTSINEYGKIISPYQEIYNNQTPPRLQSQPEDSYIENRARTTTNILTEFGATYEKTIADDHNVTFTLFGTGEKNQSEAFTGRRNGATNPEGEVINSATGTQSATSGFDYTTTRIGIMGRVQYNYKGKYILSSSIRRDGSSKFPGFNHWGTFPSIALAWNVSDEEFWNKNVVNNLRLRASQGTVGVDRIPDYQFAAGIVQDVNYAAANGSLKLGATQQDFVNRVLQWESTVQRNVGIDMGFLQNKITLSAEYYHADKTDMLFPVFIPPSAGGGNNASVILNVGNMTNSGAELAIGYRGKIGKVNFRMNGTFATNQNEITKINGGTDFLLTNDFGLVGRAPQQSRVTALAVGHEVASFFLWRTDGIIDTEEKLAEYQKIDNNARMGDTRFIDQNGDGVLDVNDRVYSGSGMPDYEIGYTFNANWKSFDFSMNWYAALGQEIMNGFDAWAYGFGRHKDLIYQWSENNPNSPIPAYRDDMRRHQNYLGYSDLWLEDGSYLRLRQVSLGYSIPKKTVERWGFNRLRFYVRSQNPLTITKYSGYNPEVGGGIAARGLDKNTGPISSSYMFGINFNF, from the coding sequence TTGTTTTTTATTTCGCATAGCATACTCTATGCCCAAAACCAAAAAATTACAGTTAGCGGAACTGTTACTGAAGAAGACGGCATACCGCTTCCTGGAGTTAGCATTCTCGTTAAAGGAACCACCCGTGGATCTGTAACTGATTTTGATGGAAGATATGCGCTTGACGCTTCTAAAGGAGAAACCCTTGTATTTACCTACATCGGATTTCAAGAACATTCGGCAGTCATCAAGAACGCCACTATTGATGTTGAAATGAAAGAAAGTCTAGTCGATTTAGATGAAGTGGTCGTTATTGGATACGGTGCTGTCAAAAAGAAAGAAGTTACGGGTGCCGTAGCCACTGTAGATTCTGAAGAGATTGAAAGTATTTTAACCCCCGATTTAGGAACAGCATTACAAGGTCAAGTGGCTGGTGTTAACATCGTATCCTCATCGGAACCTGGAGCAGATTCTGAAATCTTAATTAGAGGTATTACTTCCCTATCTGGAGATAACACCCCGCTATTTGTTGTGGATGGTATCATTCAAGATGGCGACCCAAGAATACCACCAAGTGATATTGAGAGTCTTACCGTTTTAAAGGATGCTGCTTCTACTGCAATATACGGGGTTCGTGGTGCAACAGGAGTTATCTTAATAACTACCAAACAAGGTAAACCAGGAACTCTAGAGGTAAGCCTAAACGGTAGTTACGCCGTACAACACCGTAGTGCCGCTGTACCTCTAATGAATTCTGTAGAGCAAACTTATTTTGACGTGGTACAAAGTAGAAATGTAAACGGAAGTTTTGATGACCAGGTAAGTTTACAAGTTTTACAACAAACTAATCAGTTTCAAAACGAAACCAACTTAAACGATTTAATATTCAACAACAATGTTCCCACTCAAAACTACAACATCAATATTGCAGGTGGAACCGAAGATATAACCTACAATGTTGCTTTAGGGCTATTTGATCAAGAAGGTTTACAAATTAACTCGGGATTTAACCGTTTTAATGTAAGAGCAAACACGGTTTACGAAAAAAACAAACTACGTATACAGACCAGTTTAGCCATGAATAAAGAGCAACGCGAAATTCCTCAGCAAATGCTTTTATCGCAGTCTATTGTTTACAGACCAACTCAAAATGGTATTAACTTAGATAGTTTTGATGATTTATCGCAAGGTGGTGACGATGTAAACCGATTAGGATGGGTTATTGAAAGTTTAAGAACTACGAATGTTTTAAAAACCAACCGTTCTAATGCCAGCCTTAACTTAAGCTATAAACTTTTTGATGGCTTAACCTTAACCAGTAATTTAGGACTTACCAGCATAAATGAATACGGTAAAATTATTAGTCCGTACCAAGAGATTTATAACAACCAAACACCGCCTCGTTTACAAAGTCAACCAGAAGATAGTTACATTGAAAACCGAGCACGAACCACAACAAATATCCTTACTGAGTTTGGTGCAACTTATGAAAAAACGATTGCAGACGATCACAACGTAACCTTTACCCTTTTTGGAACCGGTGAGAAAAACCAAAGCGAAGCCTTTACTGGCAGACGAAACGGTGCTACCAATCCTGAAGGTGAGGTTATAAATTCTGCTACAGGAACTCAAAGTGCCACTTCTGGATTCGATTACACGACTACACGTATTGGTATTATGGGTAGAGTGCAGTACAATTACAAAGGAAAATACATTTTAAGCTCTAGTATACGTCGTGATGGATCATCAAAATTCCCTGGCTTTAACCACTGGGGTACCTTCCCTTCTATAGCCCTTGCCTGGAACGTATCGGATGAAGAGTTCTGGAATAAAAACGTTGTTAACAACCTAAGACTTAGAGCCAGTCAAGGAACCGTAGGTGTCGATAGAATTCCAGACTACCAATTCGCTGCAGGTATTGTTCAAGACGTGAATTACGCGGCTGCCAACGGATCGTTAAAATTAGGTGCTACACAGCAAGATTTTGTTAACCGTGTATTACAATGGGAGTCTACTGTACAGAGAAACGTTGGTATAGATATGGGCTTCTTACAAAACAAAATCACCCTATCTGCCGAATATTATCACGCTGATAAAACCGATATGCTTTTCCCAGTTTTTATACCGCCATCAGCTGGAGGGGGAAATAATGCTAGTGTTATCCTTAACGTAGGAAACATGACCAATAGTGGTGCCGAACTAGCCATTGGATACCGTGGAAAAATTGGAAAAGTTAACTTTAGAATGAATGGTACTTTTGCCACCAACCAAAATGAAATCACTAAAATTAATGGAGGTACAGACTTCTTATTAACAAACGATTTTGGACTTGTAGGGCGAGCACCTCAGCAATCTCGTGTAACAGCGTTAGCAGTAGGTCATGAAGTAGCGTCTTTCTTTTTATGGAGAACCGATGGTATTATTGATACCGAAGAGAAACTAGCCGAATACCAAAAAATTGACAACAATGCTCGTATGGGAGACACTAGGTTTATCGATCAAAATGGCGATGGCGTGCTAGATGTTAACGACCGTGTTTATAGCGGTAGCGGAATGCCAGATTACGAAATAGGATACACATTTAACGCAAACTGGAAGAGCTTCGATTTTTCTATGAACTGGTATGCAGCACTAGGACAAGAAATCATGAATGGATTTGATGCTTGGGCTTATGGATTTGGACGTCATAAGGATTTAATCTACCAGTGGTCTGAAAATAACCCGAACTCTCCTATTCCAGCTTACCGTGACGATATGAGAAGACACCAAAACTACCTAGGATATAGCGATTTATGGCTAGAAGACGGATCATACTTAAGATTAAGACAAGTTTCTTTAGGATACAGTATTCCTAAAAAAACAGTAGAGCGATGGGGCTTTAATAGATTACGTTTTTACGTAAGATCACAAAACCCATTAACGATTACGAAATACTCTGGTTATAACCCAGAAGTAGGTGGAGGTATTGCTGCAAGAGGTCTAGACAAAAACACAGGACCAATTTCTTCGTCGTACATGTTCGGTATCAACTTCAACTTTTAA
- a CDS encoding family 16 glycosylhydrolase, giving the protein MKTYTFYTTIILLACLTIACNGQKSAHQTQKTKAQVVPFSDPKNRGDWRLSTEVSDEFDTQEIDEEKWYIVGKFENGKPVYKHPDKPNKKVWKGRAPSQFSGRNYRLENGKLILEARWEPDFPFSEDIVTPVFGEALPYENITTPCIIGRKDFKYGYIEIKSKAANAPVSSAFWATGNNLEFDFYETYGGTINPNKKHLDNQLWWSIRDWKNLRGKPTYTEKKDVGFRIADDWHIWGIEWSEKGVKYFIDGKLFSEVTAEEVTAWAKENRTEKPLPEDYNGYVATKPINLWLDMEIFPWHDIPKTKAQLEAHSPENKKDDGVIDFEVEYVRVWQKK; this is encoded by the coding sequence ATGAAAACATACACGTTTTACACCACTATAATACTTTTAGCATGCTTGACTATAGCATGTAACGGGCAAAAATCTGCTCATCAAACTCAAAAAACGAAAGCGCAGGTAGTGCCTTTTTCAGACCCAAAAAACCGTGGTGACTGGAGGTTAAGCACGGAGGTGAGTGATGAGTTTGACACCCAAGAAATCGATGAAGAAAAATGGTATATCGTAGGTAAATTTGAAAATGGGAAACCTGTTTACAAACACCCCGACAAACCCAACAAAAAAGTATGGAAAGGGCGCGCTCCTTCACAGTTTTCAGGAAGAAACTACCGTCTAGAAAACGGCAAACTCATATTAGAAGCACGCTGGGAACCCGATTTCCCTTTTAGTGAAGATATAGTTACTCCTGTTTTTGGAGAAGCCTTGCCCTATGAAAACATCACAACACCTTGTATTATAGGTCGAAAAGACTTTAAATACGGTTATATCGAAATTAAAAGCAAAGCAGCCAACGCTCCAGTTTCTAGCGCATTTTGGGCTACAGGCAACAACCTTGAATTCGACTTTTACGAAACTTACGGAGGCACCATTAACCCCAACAAAAAACACCTAGACAACCAACTTTGGTGGTCCATTAGAGATTGGAAAAATTTAAGAGGAAAGCCTACTTATACCGAAAAAAAAGACGTTGGATTTAGAATTGCAGATGACTGGCATATTTGGGGCATCGAATGGAGCGAAAAAGGTGTAAAATACTTTATTGACGGCAAACTTTTCTCTGAAGTAACCGCAGAAGAAGTTACCGCTTGGGCCAAAGAAAATCGTACCGAAAAACCACTCCCAGAAGACTATAATGGCTATGTAGCCACAAAACCGATAAACCTATGGTTAGACATGGAAATTTTCCCTTGGCATGATATTCCAAAAACGAAAGCTCAACTTGAAGCCCATAGTCCTGAAAACAAAAAAGATGACGGCGTTATAGACTTCGAGGTTGAATACGTTAGAGTCTGGCAAAAAAAATAA